A single genomic interval of Tsukamurella paurometabola harbors:
- a CDS encoding maleylpyruvate isomerase family mycothiol-dependent enzyme yields MTAPNEWLAALERDGGAIAATSPERLDLDVPTCPGWTVRDLVVHLGGVHRWAATFLAEGPDSTTRFAPIEDDAPSGAAVTGWYRDRLDGLLRELRRHAPDEPARAFIGSVTAAFWMRRQALETAVHRWDAENAWNAAVPVESVLAGDGIEEWAQVFAGRFLSRGPGLPDELVGRTVHLHGTDRDDAEWTLALDRQAVTVERGHAKGDAALRGATSDVYLALWRRVPVTRLETFGDGTVVPRLLDAVQVT; encoded by the coding sequence ATGACCGCCCCGAACGAGTGGCTCGCGGCCCTGGAACGCGACGGCGGCGCGATCGCGGCGACGTCCCCGGAGCGCCTCGACCTCGACGTTCCGACGTGCCCCGGATGGACCGTGCGCGACCTCGTCGTGCACCTCGGGGGAGTGCATCGCTGGGCCGCGACCTTCCTCGCCGAGGGGCCCGACTCGACCACCCGGTTCGCCCCGATCGAGGACGACGCGCCCTCCGGTGCGGCCGTGACGGGCTGGTACCGCGACCGGCTCGACGGACTCCTGCGGGAACTGCGACGGCACGCCCCCGACGAGCCGGCCCGTGCCTTCATCGGCAGCGTGACCGCCGCCTTCTGGATGCGCCGCCAGGCCCTCGAGACCGCAGTGCACCGGTGGGACGCCGAGAACGCCTGGAACGCAGCGGTCCCGGTCGAGTCCGTACTCGCCGGCGACGGGATCGAGGAGTGGGCACAGGTCTTCGCCGGACGGTTCCTCTCCCGCGGCCCCGGCCTGCCGGACGAACTCGTCGGGCGGACCGTCCACCTGCACGGCACCGACCGCGACGACGCGGAGTGGACCCTGGCGCTCGACCGGCAGGCCGTCACCGTCGAGCGTGGCCACGCGAAGGGCGATGCCGCGCTCCGGGGCGCCACGTCCGACGTGTACCTCGCGCTCTGGCGCCGCGTCCCGGTGACCCGGCTCGAGACCTTCGGCGACGGCACCGTCGTCCCCCGGTTGCTGGACGCGGTGCAGGTGACGTGA
- a CDS encoding maleylpyruvate isomerase family mycothiol-dependent enzyme translates to MTKQLWLDSIAADGARIAAIDPASLGLPVPSCPGWTVRDGVVHTAGAHRWATAFLQAGADSKERFIPDVSDAPEGDDVLRWYAGVNAALLDELRRHEPDEPARAFIGRTVAAFWMRRMAQEVSIHRWDLQNSLPDGAEPLPAWTAADGVTELTQMQIPLLLGKKGLPDGLVGKVVDIAATDTGDRWTLRLRADGIDVLAPPAPADVSLRGTASDLDLVLWRRAEPGTVDLDGDRSVLDGLLDVVVI, encoded by the coding sequence ATGACGAAGCAGCTCTGGCTCGACTCCATCGCCGCCGACGGCGCCCGCATCGCCGCGATCGATCCCGCCTCCCTCGGCCTGCCCGTGCCCAGCTGCCCGGGGTGGACGGTGCGCGACGGTGTCGTCCACACCGCCGGCGCCCACCGCTGGGCCACCGCCTTCCTGCAAGCGGGCGCGGACTCGAAGGAGCGCTTCATCCCCGACGTGTCCGACGCTCCGGAGGGGGACGACGTCCTCCGGTGGTACGCCGGGGTCAACGCGGCCCTGCTCGACGAGCTCCGGCGCCACGAGCCCGACGAGCCGGCGCGCGCCTTCATCGGCCGCACCGTGGCCGCCTTCTGGATGCGCCGGATGGCGCAGGAGGTCTCGATCCATCGCTGGGACCTGCAGAACTCGCTGCCCGACGGTGCCGAGCCGCTCCCGGCGTGGACCGCCGCCGACGGCGTCACCGAGCTGACACAGATGCAGATCCCGCTGCTCCTCGGGAAGAAGGGACTGCCCGACGGGCTCGTGGGGAAGGTCGTCGACATCGCGGCCACCGACACCGGCGACCGGTGGACCCTCCGGCTGCGTGCCGACGGCATCGACGTCCTCGCCCCGCCGGCCCCGGCGGACGTGAGCCTGCGCGGGACCGCGTCGGACCTCGATCTGGTGCTGTGGCGCCGGGCCGAGCCCGGCACCGTCGACCTCGACGGCGACCGGTCCGTGCTGGACGGTCTGCTCGACGTCGTGGTCATCTGA
- the nrdF gene encoding class 1b ribonucleoside-diphosphate reductase subunit beta: protein MSETAAHSPADGAPLKLVSRVSAINWNRVPDEKDAEVWDRLTGNFWLPEKVPVSNDIPSWGTLTEHEKQLTMRVFTGLTLLDTIQGTVGAVSLIPDAITPHEEAVYTNIAFMESVHAKSYSSIFSTLCSTREIDDAFRWSEENEHLQRKASIVMDYYRGDDPLKRKVASTLLESFLFYSGFYLPMYWSSRAKLTNTADMIRLIIRDEAVHGYYIGYKFQRGLETQTPERREEIKDYTFDLLMELYSNEEDYTESLYDEVGLTEDVKKFLRYNANKALMNLGYEALFPKDATDVNPAILSALSPNADENHDFFSGSGSSYVIGKAVNTEDEDWDF from the coding sequence ATGTCTGAAACCGCCGCTCACAGCCCCGCCGACGGAGCCCCGCTCAAGCTGGTCAGCCGGGTGTCGGCGATCAACTGGAACCGGGTGCCGGACGAGAAGGACGCCGAGGTCTGGGACCGGTTGACGGGGAACTTCTGGCTGCCCGAGAAGGTGCCGGTCAGTAACGACATCCCGTCGTGGGGCACGCTCACCGAGCACGAGAAACAGCTCACCATGCGGGTCTTCACCGGCCTGACGCTGCTCGACACCATTCAGGGCACGGTCGGCGCGGTCTCGCTGATCCCCGACGCGATCACCCCGCACGAGGAGGCGGTGTACACCAACATCGCGTTCATGGAGTCGGTGCACGCGAAGAGCTACAGCTCCATCTTCTCCACGCTGTGCAGCACGCGCGAGATCGACGACGCCTTCCGCTGGTCGGAGGAGAACGAGCACCTGCAGCGCAAGGCGTCCATCGTCATGGACTACTACCGCGGCGACGACCCGCTCAAGCGCAAGGTCGCCTCGACGCTGCTCGAGTCGTTCCTGTTCTACAGCGGCTTCTACCTGCCGATGTACTGGTCCTCGCGGGCCAAGCTCACCAACACGGCCGACATGATCCGCCTGATCATCCGCGACGAGGCCGTGCACGGCTACTACATCGGCTACAAGTTCCAGCGCGGGCTGGAGACGCAGACGCCGGAACGCCGCGAGGAGATCAAGGACTACACGTTCGACCTGCTCATGGAGCTGTACTCGAACGAGGAGGATTACACCGAGTCGCTGTACGACGAGGTCGGCCTCACCGAGGACGTCAAGAAGTTCCTGCGGTACAACGCCAACAAGGCGCTGATGAACCTGGGCTACGAGGCCCTGTTCCCGAAGGACGCCACCGACGTGAACCCGGCGATCCTCTCCGCCCTGTCGCCCAACGCCGACGAGAACCACGACTTCTTCTCCGGTTCCGGCTCGTCGTACGTGATCGGCAAGGCCGTCAACACGGAGGACGAGGACTGGGACTTCTGA
- a CDS encoding DUF1272 domain-containing protein, whose translation MLEIRPNCECCGRDLAPDSREVLICTFECTWCADCNDEKLHGTCPNCGGELVRRPIRPAALLEAHPASTVRVVSGTCRA comes from the coding sequence ATGCTGGAGATCCGGCCGAACTGCGAATGCTGCGGGCGTGACCTCGCCCCCGATTCGCGCGAGGTGCTGATCTGCACCTTCGAGTGCACGTGGTGCGCGGACTGCAACGACGAGAAGCTGCACGGCACCTGCCCCAACTGCGGCGGCGAACTCGTCCGCCGCCCCATCCGCCCGGCCGCCCTCCTCGAAGCCCATCCCGCCTCGACGGTCCGCGTGGTCAGCGGCACCTGTCGCGCGTAG
- the ligD gene encoding non-homologous end-joining DNA ligase: MASSEHGAPIELTVGDRVVRVSSPERVYFPRIGATKLDVVRYYEAVGPGIVRALRGRPTMLHRYPKGVDGAKVHQKRIPAGAPDWLETVEIYFPRFGRTADEVVVTELGSVIWAAQMSTVEFHPWNCRAGDLEHPDEWRIDLDPMPDCSWERVQRVAGVVREVLDELGIRGFPKTSGGSGLHVYVRIEPRWTFSEVRRCALAFAREVERRAPSDVTTVWWRKDRDPAAVFLDFNQNARDHTIACAYSLRGTPIATASAPITWDEVPDVHPDDFTIGTLPARFAELGDLHASIDDEAFSLDTLVEWADRDDLPLAD; this comes from the coding sequence GTGGCCTCCTCCGAGCACGGCGCGCCGATCGAACTCACCGTCGGTGACCGGGTCGTCCGCGTCTCCAGCCCGGAGCGCGTGTACTTCCCGCGGATCGGCGCGACCAAGCTCGACGTCGTGCGCTACTACGAGGCGGTCGGTCCGGGCATCGTGCGCGCGCTGCGCGGGCGCCCGACGATGCTGCACCGCTACCCCAAGGGCGTCGACGGGGCGAAGGTGCACCAGAAGCGGATCCCCGCCGGCGCACCCGACTGGCTCGAGACGGTGGAGATCTACTTCCCGCGTTTCGGCCGCACCGCCGACGAAGTGGTCGTGACCGAGCTCGGATCGGTGATCTGGGCTGCGCAGATGTCGACGGTCGAGTTCCACCCGTGGAACTGCCGCGCCGGCGACCTGGAGCATCCCGACGAGTGGCGCATCGATCTCGACCCGATGCCCGATTGCTCGTGGGAGCGCGTGCAGCGGGTGGCGGGGGTCGTGCGCGAGGTGCTCGACGAGCTCGGCATCCGCGGGTTCCCCAAGACTTCGGGCGGATCCGGCCTGCACGTCTACGTGCGGATCGAGCCCCGGTGGACGTTCTCGGAGGTGCGACGGTGCGCCCTCGCCTTCGCCCGGGAGGTGGAGCGCCGGGCGCCGTCGGACGTGACGACGGTGTGGTGGCGCAAGGACCGCGACCCCGCGGCGGTGTTCCTGGACTTCAACCAGAACGCACGCGATCACACCATCGCGTGCGCGTACTCGCTGCGCGGCACCCCGATCGCCACGGCGTCCGCCCCGATCACGTGGGACGAGGTGCCGGACGTGCACCCCGACGATTTCACGATCGGCACCCTGCCCGCGCGCTTCGCCGAGCTCGGCGACCTGCATGCATCCATCGACGACGAAGCGTTCTCGCTCGACACGCTCGTCGAGTGGGCCGACCGCGACGATCTCCCCCTCGCCGACTGA
- a CDS encoding FAD-dependent oxidoreductase: MPHVITQSCCSDASCTFACPVNCIHPTPDEPGFATAEMLYVDPTTCVDCGACVTACPVDAIGPAHRLPEEHKVYIELNRSLAAADPANAALDGPNPQERSRPPMAHTVPPKVLPIPDGTVISVGVIGSGPAAMYAADELLRYPGVTVDVYEKLSTPYGLARFGVAPDHTRTRKVSGLFDKVAADPNFRIHLNTEVGQDVSLEELRSRHDAIVVAVGASTDKKLGITGEDLPNVRSATDFVAWYNGHPEHKGDDVDLSHDRIVIIGNGNVALDAARILTAEPEELEATTISPAALAALRESKVEEVVIVARRGPEHAAFTLPEALGLADERTVIVHPDPDVAETLVAGSDSELIGHKLQLLESLDTQSEAPRRIRLRFLTTPESIEATDDGLVLHAKHTVTGEAVDLPVGMVLTSVGYRGVPVPGLPFDDRRAVLPNEAGRVVGDDGAPLPGVYVTGWIKRGPNGFIGTNKTDSQETVEKFAEDVVAGVITGRPSGKRKRPLSKFLGA, translated from the coding sequence ATGCCCCACGTCATCACCCAGTCCTGTTGCAGCGACGCGTCGTGCACGTTCGCGTGTCCGGTGAACTGCATCCACCCGACGCCCGATGAGCCGGGCTTCGCGACGGCCGAGATGCTGTACGTGGATCCGACCACCTGTGTCGACTGCGGCGCCTGCGTGACGGCGTGCCCCGTCGACGCCATCGGTCCGGCGCACCGGCTCCCGGAGGAGCACAAGGTCTACATCGAGCTCAATCGCTCGCTCGCGGCGGCCGACCCGGCCAACGCGGCGCTGGACGGCCCGAACCCGCAGGAACGCAGCCGCCCGCCGATGGCGCACACCGTGCCGCCGAAGGTCCTGCCGATCCCGGACGGCACCGTCATCAGCGTCGGCGTGATCGGCAGCGGCCCGGCCGCGATGTACGCGGCCGACGAGCTGCTGCGCTACCCGGGTGTCACCGTCGACGTGTACGAGAAGCTGTCCACGCCGTACGGCCTCGCGCGCTTCGGCGTCGCTCCCGACCACACCCGCACCCGCAAGGTCTCCGGGCTGTTCGACAAGGTCGCCGCGGATCCGAACTTCCGCATCCACCTGAACACCGAGGTGGGTCAGGACGTGAGCCTCGAGGAGCTGCGTTCGCGGCACGACGCGATCGTCGTCGCCGTCGGCGCCAGCACCGACAAGAAGCTGGGCATCACCGGCGAGGACCTGCCGAACGTGCGCAGCGCCACCGACTTCGTCGCCTGGTACAACGGCCACCCCGAGCACAAGGGCGACGACGTCGACCTCTCGCACGACCGCATCGTCATCATCGGCAACGGCAACGTGGCACTGGACGCGGCGCGCATCCTCACGGCCGAGCCGGAGGAGCTGGAGGCGACCACCATCTCCCCCGCGGCGCTCGCCGCGTTGCGGGAGTCGAAGGTCGAGGAGGTCGTGATCGTGGCCCGACGCGGGCCCGAGCACGCCGCCTTCACCCTGCCGGAGGCACTCGGCCTCGCCGACGAGCGCACGGTAATCGTGCACCCGGACCCCGACGTCGCCGAGACCCTCGTCGCGGGTAGCGATTCCGAGTTGATCGGGCACAAGTTGCAACTCCTCGAATCGCTGGACACCCAGTCGGAGGCGCCGCGCCGCATCCGCCTGCGCTTCCTCACGACGCCGGAGTCCATCGAGGCCACCGACGACGGCCTCGTGCTGCACGCGAAGCACACCGTCACCGGCGAGGCCGTCGACCTGCCCGTCGGCATGGTGCTCACGTCCGTCGGCTACCGGGGCGTCCCGGTGCCGGGCCTGCCGTTCGACGACCGCCGCGCGGTGCTGCCGAACGAGGCCGGCCGGGTCGTGGGTGACGACGGTGCGCCGCTCCCCGGCGTGTACGTCACGGGCTGGATCAAGCGCGGCCCCAACGGCTTCATCGGTACGAACAAGACGGACTCGCAGGAGACCGTCGAGAAGTTCGCCGAGGACGTCGTGGCGGGCGTGATCACCGGACGCCCGTCCGGTAAGCGCAAGCGCCCGCTGAGCAAGTTCCTGGGCGCGTAA
- a CDS encoding AurF N-oxygenase family protein — MPRVTHMARMRGRSFPGQAEYEQTLNDLSEASVRRNFDPYVDIDWDSPELAIVPDDPRWVCNPRFDPIGRHPWYQAQPLAKQIEIGMWRQANVAKVGLQFESILIRGIMQYTAVQPNNSPEFRYATHEAKEECQHTLMFQEFVNRVGMDVPGGAWWFRRLSPIIPLAATTFPNIFYMGVLGGEEPIDHLQKQFLRSADTQHPAMTAVMQIHVAEEARHISFAHQLLEHKIPTRGPVPRFLLSLALPLVMRILLGAIMVPPRQFWETFDIPREVKKDIFWRSPESKAMRQEVFGDVRLLAERSNLMNPVSRLLWRALGIYGRTSRFRSEPSYAAQ, encoded by the coding sequence ATGCCCCGGGTGACCCACATGGCTCGCATGCGCGGTCGCTCGTTCCCCGGCCAGGCCGAGTACGAGCAGACGCTGAACGACCTGTCCGAGGCGTCGGTCCGCCGTAACTTCGATCCCTACGTCGACATCGACTGGGATTCCCCCGAGTTGGCGATCGTGCCCGACGATCCGCGCTGGGTGTGCAACCCGCGCTTCGACCCGATCGGTCGCCACCCCTGGTACCAGGCCCAGCCGCTGGCCAAGCAGATCGAGATCGGCATGTGGCGGCAGGCCAACGTCGCGAAGGTCGGCCTGCAGTTCGAGTCGATCCTGATCCGCGGCATCATGCAGTACACCGCCGTGCAGCCGAACAACTCCCCCGAGTTCCGGTACGCCACGCACGAGGCGAAGGAGGAGTGCCAGCACACGCTGATGTTCCAGGAGTTCGTCAACCGCGTGGGCATGGACGTCCCGGGCGGCGCCTGGTGGTTCCGCCGGCTGTCGCCGATCATCCCGCTCGCGGCCACCACCTTCCCGAACATCTTCTACATGGGCGTGCTCGGCGGCGAGGAGCCGATCGACCACCTGCAGAAGCAGTTCCTGCGCTCGGCGGACACGCAGCACCCGGCGATGACCGCCGTCATGCAGATCCACGTGGCCGAGGAGGCCCGCCACATCTCGTTCGCGCACCAGCTGCTCGAGCACAAGATCCCCACCCGCGGACCCGTCCCCCGGTTCCTGCTGTCGCTGGCCCTGCCGCTGGTGATGCGGATCCTGCTCGGCGCCATCATGGTCCCGCCGCGCCAGTTCTGGGAGACCTTCGACATCCCGCGCGAGGTGAAGAAGGACATCTTCTGGCGCTCGCCCGAGTCCAAGGCCATGCGCCAGGAGGTCTTCGGCGACGTGCGTCTGCTCGCCGAGCGCTCCAACCTGATGAACCCGGTCTCCCGCCTCCTGTGGCGCGCGCTCGGGATCTACGGACGTACCTCGCGGTTCCGCAGCGAGCCGTCGTACGCCGCGCAGTAG
- a CDS encoding ABC transporter substrate-binding protein: protein MNRVGTTRTGAAIALAVVAGATLTACGGSEPIQQPFASISTTTTRLASADIIGLDRKPDQACAAPVAGGPAPAEIVVADPALLDGLCALGLQNRVKAVGGDAPSYLGPTLTKVPKLGDGAQADLAVGTDRSADANRRAGRTVTVPAPSADWRRSFLALADAVRMPAEARAVLDRYQRDVAEKSVKIDAVHNTVSLVRFTADGKSLALGTAPLAAQVLADLKVVRPEPQRKPEAVEMSGDDVSAADADLIYVGYEGDAGREHGMAVMTSKPWKQLRAVVAKRQLLVQDSAWFSAGGPVAAGIVLHDVGNTIRASS from the coding sequence GTGAACAGGGTCGGAACAACCAGGACGGGCGCCGCGATCGCGCTCGCCGTCGTCGCCGGCGCGACACTCACCGCGTGCGGCGGCTCGGAGCCGATCCAACAGCCGTTCGCCTCGATCTCCACGACGACGACGCGCCTCGCGTCCGCCGACATCATCGGCCTCGACCGCAAGCCCGACCAGGCCTGCGCGGCGCCGGTCGCGGGCGGCCCCGCGCCCGCCGAGATCGTCGTGGCGGATCCGGCCCTCCTCGACGGCCTGTGCGCGCTCGGCCTGCAGAACCGCGTCAAGGCCGTCGGCGGCGACGCGCCCTCCTACCTCGGTCCCACTCTGACGAAGGTCCCGAAGCTCGGCGACGGGGCCCAGGCCGACCTCGCGGTCGGCACCGATCGGTCCGCGGACGCGAACCGCCGCGCGGGCCGGACGGTGACCGTCCCGGCACCGTCGGCGGACTGGCGCCGCAGCTTCCTCGCCCTGGCCGACGCGGTGCGGATGCCCGCGGAGGCACGAGCCGTGCTGGACCGCTACCAGCGCGACGTCGCCGAGAAGTCCGTGAAGATCGACGCGGTGCACAACACCGTCTCCCTGGTGCGCTTCACCGCGGACGGGAAGTCGCTCGCGCTCGGCACGGCGCCGCTCGCGGCGCAGGTGCTCGCCGACCTCAAGGTCGTGCGGCCGGAGCCGCAGCGCAAGCCGGAGGCGGTCGAGATGTCGGGCGACGACGTCTCGGCGGCCGACGCCGATCTGATCTACGTGGGGTACGAGGGCGACGCGGGCCGCGAGCACGGCATGGCGGTGATGACCTCGAAGCCCTGGAAGCAGCTCCGCGCGGTCGTCGCCAAGCGACAGCTCCTGGTCCAGGACTCCGCCTGGTTCTCCGCGGGCGGGCCCGTCGCCGCCGGCATCGTGCTGCACGACGTGGGCAACACCATCAGGGCCTCGTCCTAG